Below is a window of Leuconostoc gasicomitatum LMG 18811 DNA.
GTACGAGAGGGTGGCTTATTCACACCGCGGTCGTGCAGCGAAAAAATTGTTGCAAGAAATAGACCAAACATTTTAAAACATTAACTAATTTAGAATTAAATTGGCAGCTATATGTCTAGAAAAGGTTATCTTTTTGTTAGTATTAGCATGAGAATAATATATTCATTAAAAAAGATTGCTATTCTTAAAAAAGTGAGCTATACTATAGAGGACCAACTGGGTAGAATCTATCTACCTACCCGCCACTTATTCTTCGGAGTAGGTGGCGTTTTTTAGTATGTTAGCAACAGATTTTAATCTGATGATTCACACAATAGTGAATTAGAACAAATATTTATGTGATGACAGTTTTGAATTCACGTTATAATTAACAGTACGGACAACATAATTGATAATTTATTTTTTGAAAGAAGATCACGGTAAACAACAACATGACAGAGCTCGTTATAACAGAACTAACACAGGCAGATACTGCTAAACAAGTGTCTCAAGTACTTAACATTACTTTTAAACAGGTTAACGCTACACTAACGTTATTAGGCGATGGCGCTACGGTCCCCTTCATTTCTCGATATCGTAAAGAAATGACGGGTGAACTTGATGAAGTACAAATTCGAGATATTCAATCAACGGCTAAAAAAGTTCAGGATTTGGCTGATCGTAAGCACACTGTTTTAAAAGCTGTGCAAGAGCAGCAACAGCTCACACCGGATTTACAAAAAGCAATTCAATCTGCAGAAACATTACAAATTGTGGAAGACTTATATCTACCTTATAAACAAAAAAGACGTACAAAAGCAATGGTAGCTCGAGAAAACGGTTTACAGCCACTAGCTGATTTCGTCCTTTTACATGTAACGACTGATATTCCTAGCGCATTGTACATTAATGATGCACTACCAACTTCAGAAGATGTGTTAGCAGGCCTACATGAAATATTAGCAGAACAAATTGGTGAAAATGCTCTTTATCGGCAATGGTTACGCACACGAATGAGTACAGATGGTGTGTTAATATCAAGCATCAAGCGTTCTGGTAAAGAAAAAGATGAACAAGAAGTTTACGAGCAATATTATGATTACAATGAGCCAATTAAAACATTGCGTGATAACAAATTTCGCATTTTAGCAGTTAATCGTGGCGAAAAAGAGGGGATTTTATCGGTTAAAATTGATTTTACCGAAGCCCGGATGATTCATTTTATTCAAACAAAAGAATTAAAGGGACAACCCGCATCTGGATTAGGATACGTAATACTACGTGCAGCTATTGAGGATGCTTATAAGCGTTTTATTCAGCCTGCTGTAGCACGTGAAATCAGACAAGAATTAACGACACAAGCACAAGAACAAGCTATTAAAGTTTTTGGAGATAATTTGTATCATTTATTAATGCAAGCGCCACTTAAAGAAAAAATTGTCATGGGATTTGATCCAGGATTTAGGACGGGTTCTAAGTTGGCTATCGTTGATGGCAATGGCGAGTTTTTAAAAAAGCAAGTTATCTATCCGCATAAACCGGCCAATGCACAGCAACGACATGAGGCAGGTGAAATATTTGAATCCTTAATACATGAATTTGATGTCCAATTGGTCGCAATTGGAAATGGTACGGCTTCACGTGAATCAGAGGAATTTGTCGCTGCACACTTACCAAATGGTGTACAGTATGCAATCGTTAATGAGGCAGGCGCTTCAGTTTATTCTGCATCCGATGCAGCGCGAGAAGAATTTCCCGATTTACATGTTGAAGAGCGCTCGGCAATTTCTATCGGTCGTCGTATCCAAGATCCTTTAGCAGAATTAATTAAAATCGACCCAAAATCAGTTGGTGTAGGTCAGTATCAACATGACCTTAACGCTAAATCACTTGATGAACAAGTTGATCATGTTGTAGAGACAGCAGTTAATCAGGTCGGTGTTAATTTGAACACAGCAAGTGTGGCGTTACTCACACATATTGCAGGTTTGAACAAAATTCTAGCTCAAAATATTGTGACATATCGTCATGAAAATGGTGAATTCACTTCTCGAACACAGCTTAGAAAAGTGACGCGATTAGGACCAAAAGCTTTTGAACAATCAGCAGGATTCTTACGAATTTTATCAGGTAAAAATATATTGGATAATACAGATATCCATCCGGAGAGCTATCCGGCTGCTAAACAGCTTCTAGAGTTGGCTCATGTAACACCGCAAACGTTAGCAACGCAATCAGCCAATGATGCGTTAACGATGTTGGATAAAGCAGACATAGCGGATAAACTGTCAATTGGTATGCAAACACTACATGATGTGATTAGTAGTTTACAAAAACCAGGTCGTGATGGACGTTCAGAAATGGTAGGGGCGCTATTAAAATCAGATATTTTACATATTGAAGACTTAAAATCTGGTATGAAAATGCAAGGTACTGTGCGAAATGTCGTTGATTTTGGTGCATTTGTTGATCTTGGTGTTAAACATGACGGATTGGTTCACATTTCTCGCTTGGCAAAACGTCGTGTGAAAGCACCATCTGAAGTTGTTGCTGTTGGTGATATTGTTGATGTTTGGGTGGTTGACATTGATGAGAAGCGTCAACGAATTGGACTAACAATGATTAGTCCAGAGGAGAGTAATGAATGATTATACAACCTGCTAAACAAATCGATCAAGCAGCGATTTTAAAACTTGAACAAACAATTTTTGATGATATGGCATTAGAAATATATGAGGAATTGAGTGTTGCTGATGTCCAGGCGGCATGGACGCTTGCGGTCGCGACATCAGAGAAAAGTCGCTATCATTACAGTCGTGCAATAGTTGCCAAAAATGATGACAATGAAGTGGTGGGGGTTCTTTTTGGTTATCCAGACACAGAAGAAAAGATACTTGATAATACGCTGCAGACGATACTAGCAGATAAATATAGTTATCATCGCTGGTTGTTTAGTGATTCAGAAGTTTTTGACAATGAATGGTATCTTGATTCAATTGTTGTGACAGACGCTGCGCGTGGACAAGGAATTGGCAAGCAATTGATCAAAAATGCTGAAATTCGTGCCAAGCAAGAATCGCGAGAGACAATTGGATTAAATGTTGATGATGGTAATCCAAGGGCCCAAAAGTTATATGCAGCGTTAGGTTTTGAGTCGGTAGGCAAAATAATGATTGGCAAACATGCCTATACACATATGCAAAAAAAACTGTGAAAAAGTTCTCACTGGCTACTGCTAGTGAGAACTTTTTTAGAAGAAGAAAAATTTTTTCTTGGGGCGTAGGTAAGAAAAGCCTTCGCCTAATTGTTCTTGTGCCGTAAATATAGAGACAAATGCTTTAGGGTCGATTTCTTGAATGATATGTTGTACGGTGCTGACTTCAGATGGATCAACAACAGCGTAAACAACTCGCTGCTCGCGATGTGAGTAGCCACCTTCTGATTTTAATAAACTTGTACCGCGTTCCAACTCATGCATAATTGCATGTGATATTTCTTCAGGATAATCCGTAAAAATCATAAATGACCTGGCAGTATAAGCACCTTGTTGTGTTAAACCAACGACTTGTGCAAATACAAATGAGGCAATTAAAGTGTACATCATGTGGATCACGTCAATATAAATTAAAGACATCAATAGCACAACAGCATCTAAGGCAAACATCGTACGGCCAATTTGAATACCTAATTTTTGTTCCATAATGCGTGCAATCACATCTGTACCACCAGAGGTACCGCCAAACCTAAACACAACACCAAGACCAATGCCTGACATAATGCCAGCCAAAAGACCGGCAATTAGCATGTCATGGTGAAGTGCTGGAGGCATTGGAAATTTTTGCCAGACATAGAGCCAAAATGATAATGAAATGATGCCCCAAATTGTATATATTAAAGACCGTCGGCCAAGAACACGGTAACCGATAATCAGTAAAGGAATGTTTAGAATTAAGTTGGTATATGCAGGATTCCAGTTAAATAATGCCAGTAAGATCAATGTAATACCAGATAATCCACCCTCAGCTAATTGATTGGTGATATTAATATTAATTAGACTCCAACCATAAAAACCTGTGCCAATCATAATCATAATGATATCTTTTATTGAAATACGTGCTAAATTTGTATTGTCCATAGACAATTTTTCTCCTCAAATACATTGATTTCATTTTATCATAAAA
It encodes the following:
- a CDS encoding GNAT family N-acetyltransferase, with protein sequence MIIQPAKQIDQAAILKLEQTIFDDMALEIYEELSVADVQAAWTLAVATSEKSRYHYSRAIVAKNDDNEVVGVLFGYPDTEEKILDNTLQTILADKYSYHRWLFSDSEVFDNEWYLDSIVVTDAARGQGIGKQLIKNAEIRAKQESRETIGLNVDDGNPRAQKLYAALGFESVGKIMIGKHAYTHMQKKL
- a CDS encoding YitT family protein, with translation MDNTNLARISIKDIIMIMIGTGFYGWSLININITNQLAEGGLSGITLILLALFNWNPAYTNLILNIPLLIIGYRVLGRRSLIYTIWGIISLSFWLYVWQKFPMPPALHHDMLIAGLLAGIMSGIGLGVVFRFGGTSGGTDVIARIMEQKLGIQIGRTMFALDAVVLLMSLIYIDVIHMMYTLIASFVFAQVVGLTQQGAYTARSFMIFTDYPEEISHAIMHELERGTSLLKSEGGYSHREQRVVYAVVDPSEVSTVQHIIQEIDPKAFVSIFTAQEQLGEGFSYLRPKKKFFFF
- a CDS encoding Tex family protein, with the protein product MTELVITELTQADTAKQVSQVLNITFKQVNATLTLLGDGATVPFISRYRKEMTGELDEVQIRDIQSTAKKVQDLADRKHTVLKAVQEQQQLTPDLQKAIQSAETLQIVEDLYLPYKQKRRTKAMVARENGLQPLADFVLLHVTTDIPSALYINDALPTSEDVLAGLHEILAEQIGENALYRQWLRTRMSTDGVLISSIKRSGKEKDEQEVYEQYYDYNEPIKTLRDNKFRILAVNRGEKEGILSVKIDFTEARMIHFIQTKELKGQPASGLGYVILRAAIEDAYKRFIQPAVAREIRQELTTQAQEQAIKVFGDNLYHLLMQAPLKEKIVMGFDPGFRTGSKLAIVDGNGEFLKKQVIYPHKPANAQQRHEAGEIFESLIHEFDVQLVAIGNGTASRESEEFVAAHLPNGVQYAIVNEAGASVYSASDAAREEFPDLHVEERSAISIGRRIQDPLAELIKIDPKSVGVGQYQHDLNAKSLDEQVDHVVETAVNQVGVNLNTASVALLTHIAGLNKILAQNIVTYRHENGEFTSRTQLRKVTRLGPKAFEQSAGFLRILSGKNILDNTDIHPESYPAAKQLLELAHVTPQTLATQSANDALTMLDKADIADKLSIGMQTLHDVISSLQKPGRDGRSEMVGALLKSDILHIEDLKSGMKMQGTVRNVVDFGAFVDLGVKHDGLVHISRLAKRRVKAPSEVVAVGDIVDVWVVDIDEKRQRIGLTMISPEESNE